A window of the Polaribacter sp. HaHaR_3_91 genome harbors these coding sequences:
- a CDS encoding low molecular weight protein-tyrosine-phosphatase: MQKILMVCLGNICRSPLAEGILQSKVNSNIVSVDSAGTAAYHIGKLPDERSIEVAQKHGIDITRQRARKFVVKDFDEFDIIFAMDDSNYQNILSLARNNTDEQKVRMILNETHPTKNLSVPDPYYGGNEGFKNVYKMLDEACDIIAGNLS; encoded by the coding sequence ATGCAAAAAATATTGATGGTTTGTTTAGGGAATATATGTCGTTCTCCCTTAGCAGAAGGAATTTTACAATCTAAAGTAAATTCTAATATTGTTTCTGTAGATTCTGCAGGCACTGCTGCATATCATATAGGTAAACTTCCGGATGAACGCTCTATAGAAGTTGCCCAAAAACACGGAATAGATATTACTAGGCAAAGAGCAAGAAAATTTGTTGTAAAAGATTTTGACGAATTTGATATTATTTTTGCGATGGATGATAGCAATTATCAAAACATACTCTCATTAGCCAGAAATAATACTGATGAGCAAAAAGTACGAATGATTTTAAATGAAACACATCCTACTAAAAATTTAAGCGTTCCAGATCCATATTATGGAGGAAATGAAGGTTTTAAAAATGTGTATAAGATGTTAGATGAAGCCTGTGATATTATTGCCGGTAATTTGTCTTAA
- the dnaA gene encoding chromosomal replication initiator protein DnaA, which yields MIVNADSVWDECLSFIKDNIKPQAYKTWFEPIKPVKLSGEALTIQVPSKFFYEWLEEHYIKLLRVALVKQLGNDAKLIYDVKMENNYSSNRPQIVKIPSSNRDPLKPQRVTVPLESNKRELRNPFVIPGLQKVKIESQLNPNYSFANFIEGDSNRLARSAGMAVANKPGGTSFNPLLVYGGVGLGKTHLAHAIGVDIKDKYPDKTVLYISSEKFTQQFIDSVKSNTRNDFIHFYQMVDVLIIDDVQFLSGKAGTQDVFFHIFNHLHQNGKQVILTSDKAPVDMQDIEQRLLSRFKWGLSAELQAPDYETRISILQNKLYRDGVEMPEDIVEYIAKNIKSNVRELEGVVISMIAQASFNRKEFSVELAKQIVDKFVKNTKKEVSIDYIQKEVSKYFDMDVATLQSKTRKRHIVQARQLAMFFAKRLTKTSLASIGNQIGQRDHATVLHACKTVDNLTETDKQFKKYVEDLTKKLTF from the coding sequence ATGATTGTAAATGCTGACTCAGTTTGGGATGAATGTTTGTCTTTTATAAAAGATAACATAAAACCGCAAGCATATAAAACTTGGTTCGAGCCAATAAAACCGGTAAAACTTTCTGGCGAAGCGTTGACTATTCAGGTGCCTAGTAAATTTTTTTACGAATGGTTAGAAGAGCACTATATCAAATTATTACGTGTTGCATTGGTAAAACAATTAGGTAACGATGCCAAATTGATTTACGATGTAAAAATGGAAAACAATTATAGCAGTAATAGGCCGCAAATTGTTAAAATTCCAAGTTCTAATAGAGATCCTTTAAAGCCGCAAAGAGTAACTGTTCCTTTAGAGTCTAATAAAAGAGAATTAAGAAATCCTTTTGTAATTCCAGGATTACAAAAAGTAAAAATAGAATCTCAATTAAACCCTAATTATAGTTTTGCAAATTTTATAGAAGGCGATTCTAATAGATTGGCTCGTTCTGCAGGTATGGCAGTGGCAAATAAGCCCGGAGGAACCTCTTTTAATCCATTATTAGTGTATGGTGGTGTCGGATTAGGTAAAACACATTTGGCGCACGCTATTGGTGTGGATATCAAGGATAAATATCCAGATAAAACTGTTTTATATATTTCTTCAGAAAAATTTACACAACAGTTTATAGATTCTGTAAAATCGAATACAAGAAATGATTTTATTCATTTCTATCAAATGGTAGATGTGTTAATTATAGATGATGTACAATTCTTATCTGGTAAAGCTGGTACACAAGATGTATTCTTCCATATTTTTAACCATTTACATCAAAATGGAAAACAGGTTATTTTAACTTCGGATAAAGCACCTGTAGACATGCAAGATATTGAGCAGCGTTTATTATCTCGTTTTAAATGGGGATTATCTGCTGAGTTACAAGCACCAGATTACGAAACTAGAATTTCTATTTTGCAAAATAAATTGTACAGAGATGGTGTAGAAATGCCAGAAGATATTGTAGAATATATTGCTAAAAATATAAAATCTAACGTTAGAGAATTAGAAGGTGTTGTTATTTCTATGATTGCACAAGCTTCTTTTAACAGAAAAGAATTTTCTGTAGAATTAGCAAAACAAATTGTAGATAAGTTTGTAAAAAACACCAAGAAAGAAGTTTCTATAGATTATATTCAGAAAGAAGTTTCTAAATATTTTGATATGGATGTAGCTACTTTACAATCTAAAACTCGTAAACGTCATATTGTACAAGCGCGTCAATTAGCGATGTTTTTTGCTAAGAGATTAACAAAAACTTCATTGGCAAGTATTGGCAATCAAATTGGGCAAAGAGATCATGCAACCGTATTACATGCTTGTAAAACAGTAGACAACTTAACGGAAACGGATAAGCAGTTTAAAAAATACGTAGAAGATTTAACTAAAAAGCTGACTTTCTAA
- a CDS encoding thioesterase family protein codes for MKKSITKTRIRYSETDQMGVVYHGNYAQFFELGRTEWMRSLGVTYKDMELSGIMLPVISINFKFIKSALYDDVLTIKTILKKKPMVKIEFDYEIVNQNDELICTGSSVLAFMNSKTMKPTRCPDHLLKGLGY; via the coding sequence TTGAAAAAATCTATAACAAAAACTAGAATCCGATATTCCGAAACGGATCAAATGGGGGTTGTGTATCACGGTAATTACGCGCAATTTTTTGAACTAGGACGTACCGAATGGATGCGTTCTTTAGGGGTTACATACAAAGATATGGAATTAAGTGGGATAATGCTTCCTGTTATTTCTATAAATTTTAAATTTATAAAATCGGCCTTGTATGATGATGTTTTAACCATAAAAACCATATTGAAAAAGAAGCCCATGGTTAAAATTGAGTTTGATTATGAAATTGTAAATCAAAATGACGAACTCATTTGTACAGGAAGTTCTGTTTTAGCTTTTATGAATTCTAAAACGATGAAACCAACTCGCTGCCCTGATCATTTATTAAAAGGTTTGGGATATTAA
- a CDS encoding YigZ family protein yields the protein MLEDVYKTIEKPSEETLFKEKGSKFFGYVFPVLSEEDVKEHLEELRKQHHAARHFCYAYQLGIEDVKFRANDDGEPNNSAGLPIYGQIQSFEVTNILIVSVRYFGGTKLGVGGLISAYKTSAQISLEAADILEKTINIYYKLTFEYDMMNAVQRVIKEKNIDITNQKLEMNCEYTISIRKKDAQAIYTIFDTLYKVDIKKLE from the coding sequence ATGTTAGAAGACGTTTATAAAACAATAGAAAAACCATCTGAAGAAACCCTTTTTAAAGAAAAAGGATCTAAGTTTTTTGGATATGTTTTTCCTGTTTTATCAGAAGAAGATGTAAAAGAACATTTAGAAGAGTTAAGAAAGCAACATCATGCTGCTCGTCATTTTTGTTATGCCTATCAATTGGGTATTGAAGACGTGAAATTTAGAGCAAATGATGATGGGGAACCTAATAATTCTGCAGGTTTACCTATTTATGGTCAAATACAATCTTTTGAAGTAACCAATATTTTAATTGTTTCTGTCCGTTATTTCGGAGGAACAAAATTGGGTGTTGGTGGTTTAATTTCTGCGTATAAAACGTCAGCACAAATTAGTTTAGAAGCTGCTGATATTTTAGAAAAAACCATCAATATTTATTATAAGTTAACTTTTGAATACGATATGATGAATGCCGTACAAAGAGTTATCAAAGAGAAAAATATTGACATTACCAATCAAAAATTAGAAATGAATTGCGAGTACACCATTTCTATAAGAAAAAAAGATGCACAAGCAATTTATACTATTTTTGATACTTTATATAAAGTTGATATTAAAAAATTAGAGTAA
- a CDS encoding EamA family transporter: MIYLIFSILFSTLLFVIFKYFDIYKIDTLKAIVVNYLVAFCLGFGLSEITFSFNEIPQKPWFFGAIILGALFVSVFFVMANTAQQNGVSVASVAGKMSVVIPVVFGIILYDESVTYFKVIGILIALLSVYLASVKEEKSTLNKAGLVFPILLFFGSGIIDTTLKYVEVNFVQNNETSLFSGSLFGFAAFFGLLILLIKTLQKREPFGFKNIIAGIVLGVPNYFTIVFLIKAMQTSGFESSTLFTINNVSVVVVSTLVGLLLFKEKFSLKNKIGVALAIIGIVLVTIA; encoded by the coding sequence TTGATTTATTTAATTTTCAGCATTCTTTTTTCAACCTTATTGTTTGTCATATTTAAATATTTCGATATTTATAAAATTGACACTTTAAAAGCAATTGTTGTAAATTATTTAGTGGCCTTTTGTTTAGGCTTCGGTTTGTCTGAAATTACATTTTCTTTTAATGAAATACCTCAGAAACCTTGGTTTTTTGGTGCTATAATCTTAGGAGCTTTATTTGTTTCAGTATTTTTTGTAATGGCAAATACAGCACAACAAAATGGAGTTTCAGTAGCTTCAGTTGCAGGAAAAATGTCTGTAGTTATTCCAGTGGTTTTTGGCATTATTTTATATGATGAATCGGTTACTTACTTTAAAGTTATTGGTATTTTAATTGCCTTATTATCTGTTTATTTAGCCTCTGTAAAAGAAGAAAAAAGTACTTTGAATAAAGCCGGATTAGTGTTTCCAATATTACTTTTTTTTGGTTCAGGTATAATTGATACTACACTTAAATATGTTGAAGTAAATTTTGTTCAAAATAATGAAACCTCCCTTTTTTCTGGGAGTTTATTTGGTTTTGCTGCTTTTTTTGGATTACTTATTTTATTGATAAAAACGCTTCAAAAGAGAGAACCATTTGGTTTTAAAAATATAATTGCAGGTATTGTTTTGGGAGTTCCTAATTATTTTACAATTGTATTTTTAATTAAAGCGATGCAAACATCAGGTTTTGAAAGTTCTACTTTATTTACAATTAATAATGTGTCTGTTGTAGTAGTATCAACCTTGGTTGGGTTATTGTTGTTTAAAGAAAAATTTAGTTTAAAAAATAAAATAGGAGTTGCTTTGGCAATTATAGGAATTGTCTTAGTAACCATTGCTTAA
- a CDS encoding HAD-IA family hydrolase, with amino-acid sequence MIKNIIFDFGDIFINLDKKRFAKELLDLGISQEAEVNLPILNEYEMGLISTEEFVAFFEAKFNVSKEKLVKAWNSILLDFPKNRLKFIQELAESKKYRLFLLSNTNDLHISWIQNNVGSEFYNSFKICFEQFYLTHEIHLRKPNVNIYEFVLNENNLIAEETLFIDDTKENTVSANILGIHTWNLIPGEEEVTELFTKKENLF; translated from the coding sequence ATGATTAAAAACATCATTTTCGATTTTGGCGATATTTTTATCAACCTAGATAAAAAACGTTTTGCAAAAGAATTACTGGACTTAGGGATTTCGCAAGAAGCAGAAGTCAATTTACCAATTTTGAACGAGTACGAAATGGGCTTAATTTCTACAGAAGAGTTTGTTGCTTTTTTTGAAGCTAAGTTCAATGTTTCAAAAGAAAAATTAGTAAAAGCTTGGAATTCTATTCTGTTAGATTTTCCAAAAAACCGATTAAAGTTTATTCAGGAATTAGCAGAAAGTAAAAAATACAGATTATTTTTATTGAGTAATACCAACGATTTGCATATTTCTTGGATTCAAAATAATGTTGGAAGTGAATTCTACAATTCCTTTAAAATCTGTTTCGAACAATTTTATTTAACGCACGAAATTCATTTAAGAAAACCAAATGTTAATATTTATGAATTTGTGTTGAATGAGAATAATTTAATAGCGGAGGAAACACTGTTTATAGATGATACTAAAGAAAATACAGTTTCTGCAAATATCTTAGGCATTCATACTTGGAATTTAATTCCGGGAGAAGAAGAGGTAACGGAATTATTTACAAAAAAGGAAAATTTATTTTGA
- the ribD gene encoding bifunctional diaminohydroxyphosphoribosylaminopyrimidine deaminase/5-amino-6-(5-phosphoribosylamino)uracil reductase RibD: MIDHKLYIKRCLQIAKNGIGFSRPNPSVGAVVVYQNKIIGEGFTSAYGGNHAEVNAINAVKDKALLKEATIYVTLEPCSHFGKTPPCADLIVKHQLKNVVVGCVDSNSLVAGKGIERLINAGINVTVGVLEDECKEHHNRFFTVQNKKRPYIILKWAQTKDGFVAPLTKDEQKPVWISNPYSQQLVHKWRAQEHAILVGTNTVIADNPKLNVRSWTGQSPVRIVLDRTLRISENSSVLDGSVKTIIITEKEEYLFKSSRELILETIDFSNNLAKQVCNVLQKHQIQSVIIEGGTQTLQTFIDENLWDEARLFVGETTFKVGVKAPVFKKVVKEEINIKTDVLKIYTND; this comes from the coding sequence GTGATAGATCACAAATTATACATAAAACGTTGCTTACAAATAGCCAAAAATGGGATAGGCTTTTCGCGTCCTAATCCTTCTGTAGGGGCAGTTGTAGTATATCAAAATAAAATTATTGGCGAAGGTTTTACATCTGCTTATGGTGGTAATCATGCAGAAGTAAATGCAATTAATGCCGTAAAAGACAAAGCGCTTTTAAAAGAGGCAACAATCTACGTAACTTTAGAACCTTGTTCTCATTTTGGTAAAACGCCACCTTGTGCAGATTTAATTGTAAAACATCAACTGAAGAATGTCGTTGTTGGTTGTGTAGATTCTAATAGTTTGGTTGCTGGTAAAGGAATTGAACGTCTTATAAATGCAGGGATTAATGTAACTGTTGGCGTTTTAGAAGATGAGTGTAAAGAACATCACAATCGTTTTTTTACGGTTCAGAATAAAAAAAGACCTTATATTATTTTAAAATGGGCACAAACTAAAGACGGATTTGTTGCTCCTTTAACAAAAGATGAGCAGAAACCAGTTTGGATTTCTAACCCATATTCTCAGCAGTTAGTCCACAAATGGCGAGCACAAGAACACGCAATTTTAGTAGGAACAAATACGGTTATTGCAGACAATCCTAAATTAAATGTTAGAAGTTGGACTGGTCAAAGTCCTGTTAGAATTGTTTTAGATCGTACTTTAAGAATTTCGGAAAATAGTAGTGTTTTAGACGGAAGTGTAAAGACGATTATCATTACAGAAAAAGAAGAATATCTGTTCAAGAGTAGTAGAGAACTAATTCTTGAAACCATAGATTTCTCTAATAATCTAGCAAAACAAGTTTGCAATGTTTTACAAAAGCACCAAATTCAATCTGTAATTATAGAAGGAGGTACGCAGACTTTACAAACTTTTATAGATGAAAATCTCTGGGATGAAGCGAGGCTTTTTGTAGGGGAAACCACTTTTAAAGTAGGAGTGAAGGCACCTGTTTTTAAGAAGGTAGTTAAAGAAGAAATAAACATCAAAACAGATGTTTTAAAAATATATACAAATGATTAA
- a CDS encoding LEA type 2 family protein — protein MKNLIYFVLFFAFITSCSVREKPIFIKVDNVKVSSFKGDTIRLKASAFFENPNDVGGVISTDEIKVIVNGAEVAQVSSDEFEVPARKEFSIPLMVVIPAKKVFDNNKNGILGGLLNSFLNKSIKVQFTGDLKYKVFGYSSVYPIDQIQEIKF, from the coding sequence ATGAAAAACCTTATATATTTTGTACTTTTCTTTGCATTCATTACAAGTTGTTCTGTAAGGGAAAAACCTATTTTTATAAAGGTAGATAATGTAAAGGTATCTTCTTTTAAGGGAGATACTATTCGTTTAAAAGCGTCAGCTTTTTTTGAAAACCCAAATGATGTTGGTGGTGTTATTTCTACGGATGAAATTAAGGTGATTGTAAACGGTGCAGAAGTTGCACAGGTTTCTTCAGATGAATTTGAAGTACCAGCAAGAAAGGAGTTTTCTATACCTTTAATGGTGGTAATTCCTGCTAAAAAAGTCTTTGATAATAACAAAAACGGAATCTTAGGAGGTCTGCTAAATTCATTTTTAAATAAATCTATAAAAGTGCAATTTACAGGAGATTTAAAATACAAGGTTTTCGGGTATTCTAGTGTATATCCGATAGATCAAATTCAGGAAATCAAATTTTAA
- a CDS encoding GNAT family N-acetyltransferase: MKSTDFIIREIQSKDNAQMATVIREVLLEMGAPKIGTAYEDKATDKMFENFEKPTSFYYVVEHNNKVVGGAGIAQLDNFEGNTCELQKMYFLPITRGKGLGSKLINTCLEKAKIIGFENCYLETMPYMNAAQALYKRNGFVNLDKPMGNTGHYSCPVWMLKKL; encoded by the coding sequence ATGAAAAGTACAGATTTTATCATTAGAGAAATTCAATCTAAAGACAATGCACAAATGGCAACTGTAATCAGAGAAGTTCTTTTAGAAATGGGTGCACCAAAAATTGGTACTGCCTACGAAGACAAAGCTACTGATAAAATGTTTGAAAACTTTGAAAAACCAACCTCATTTTATTATGTTGTAGAGCATAATAATAAGGTAGTTGGAGGCGCAGGAATTGCACAATTAGATAATTTTGAAGGGAATACGTGCGAGCTTCAAAAAATGTATTTTTTACCGATAACACGAGGAAAAGGTTTGGGTTCTAAATTAATAAATACTTGCTTAGAAAAAGCAAAAATAATTGGTTTTGAAAACTGTTATTTAGAAACTATGCCTTATATGAATGCTGCACAAGCATTGTACAAAAGGAATGGTTTTGTAAATCTTGACAAACCTATGGGAAATACCGGACATTATTCTTGCCCTGTTTGGATGCTTAAAAAATTATAA